A single region of the Duganella sp. BuS-21 genome encodes:
- a CDS encoding DEAD/DEAH box helicase, which produces MRYTPDDVRRCFDAATYMRGTSYHRAKMVLNVESDGKVLRGKVSGSYSNSYRQSITLLYQGSTLQFAGDCNCPMGYNCKHVVAVLLAACDAGLNRGGDDQADGLPFQMSQWLANLSYEASIARRLRSEAKPARKVDSRVIYVLMPQPGKPQLRLHLCKGRIAADGVIRSATTIKDIYAFQHSPPAYARPEEQGMAMMFVGLLNNIWGAAAAELLHEGAARLLEMAVNAGVLYFGADSDALRSGLVPLKAGPARAGRLAWRAEQEGLRLGWALDDGSAVDHVIAARPPFYLADAHLGQLGLPPALAVLPLPQWQNIIERAPLLAPSHAASFAQEMFEGELTELLPLPQTASTSLSGLRPTPVLTLHSASGVEGPTDFGLVEFEYDGQRVSADPRQELIRISNAGVETIVRHVEDEAAAWVSVCAAGFEPGLVGGPHGPVQQASERAWLDFIDRALPSLRAQGWQIELMEGFRFDLADVDEWYARVDDGADSAGSDWLELELGVVVNGVSVPLLPVLLQLIRQAPRDFAPAALEARTDDEPLLASLPDGVRVALPWGRVKPILRTLGELYFTDRIGDTLRLTQLDAARLAELETDAQLRWLGGERLRALGRKLAAFERVQMVPSPAGLQASLREYQAEGLAWMQFLREYGLGGILADDMGLGKTIQTLSHILTEKEAGRLTTPALVVAPTSLMDNWQAEAARFTPGLRVLVLTGADRQQRYGDIARADLVLTSYALLPRDEELLRQQRFHLLILDESQYIKNHRSKAAQTAGLLQASHRLCLTGTPVQNHLGELWAQFHFLSPGLLGDEKTFNANFRKPIEKQGDAERNAFLIRRIKPFLLRRTKDHVAKELPPKTEMVRMVELNGAQRDLYETVRLAMDKKVRDEIARKGVARSQIVILDALLKLRQVCCDPRLLKKTAGVRKAEAASAKLQVLMELVEELLDEGRKLLVFSQFTSMLALIEEELRAREVPYALLTGDTQDRAAQVQAFQGGQVPVFLISLKAGGVGLNLTAADTVIHYDPWWNPAAENQATDRAWRIGQDKPVFVYRLIARGTLEEKIQELQRAKAGLADAVLAGGETQGLQITPEDLLGVLSTGIG; this is translated from the coding sequence ATGCGCTATACCCCAGACGATGTTCGTCGCTGTTTCGACGCGGCCACCTATATGCGTGGCACCAGCTATCACCGCGCCAAGATGGTATTGAACGTGGAATCGGACGGAAAAGTTCTCCGAGGAAAAGTCAGCGGAAGTTATTCCAATTCCTACCGGCAGTCCATCACCTTGCTGTATCAAGGGTCAACCTTGCAATTCGCCGGTGATTGCAACTGCCCGATGGGCTACAACTGCAAGCACGTGGTCGCCGTGCTGTTGGCGGCCTGCGACGCCGGATTGAATCGCGGCGGCGATGACCAGGCAGATGGCTTGCCGTTCCAGATGTCCCAATGGCTGGCCAATCTGTCCTACGAAGCCAGTATCGCGCGCCGGCTGCGTAGCGAAGCCAAGCCGGCCCGCAAAGTCGATTCCAGGGTGATCTATGTGCTGATGCCGCAGCCTGGCAAGCCGCAACTGCGCCTTCACTTGTGCAAGGGCAGAATCGCTGCGGACGGCGTGATCCGCTCGGCCACTACAATCAAGGACATTTACGCCTTCCAGCACAGTCCGCCGGCCTATGCGCGCCCCGAAGAGCAAGGCATGGCGATGATGTTTGTTGGCCTGCTGAACAACATCTGGGGCGCTGCCGCAGCGGAACTGTTGCACGAAGGCGCCGCCCGCTTGCTGGAGATGGCCGTCAATGCCGGCGTGCTGTACTTCGGCGCCGACAGCGACGCGCTGCGTTCAGGCTTGGTGCCGCTAAAAGCCGGGCCGGCCCGGGCCGGGCGCCTGGCATGGCGTGCGGAACAGGAAGGACTGCGCCTGGGGTGGGCATTGGACGACGGCTCGGCGGTCGATCATGTGATTGCCGCCAGACCGCCTTTTTACCTCGCGGACGCGCACCTCGGCCAGCTGGGCTTGCCCCCCGCTTTGGCGGTGCTGCCTTTACCTCAATGGCAGAACATCATTGAGCGGGCGCCGCTATTGGCGCCGTCCCATGCGGCGTCGTTTGCGCAGGAAATGTTTGAGGGCGAATTAACCGAGCTGCTGCCGCTGCCGCAAACGGCGAGCACCTCCCTCAGCGGCTTGCGCCCGACGCCGGTACTGACCCTGCACAGCGCAAGCGGTGTGGAAGGACCGACAGATTTCGGTCTGGTGGAGTTCGAGTACGATGGGCAGCGTGTGAGCGCCGATCCGCGCCAGGAGCTGATCAGGATCAGCAATGCCGGCGTGGAAACCATTGTGCGCCACGTGGAGGATGAGGCCGCCGCGTGGGTGTCGGTGTGCGCGGCCGGTTTTGAACCAGGCCTGGTCGGCGGCCCGCATGGACCGGTGCAACAGGCCTCGGAGCGCGCCTGGCTCGATTTCATCGACCGCGCCTTGCCGTCGCTGCGCGCCCAAGGCTGGCAGATCGAGCTGATGGAAGGCTTCCGTTTCGACCTGGCCGACGTCGACGAGTGGTATGCGCGTGTCGACGATGGCGCCGACAGCGCGGGCAGCGACTGGCTGGAACTGGAGCTCGGCGTGGTGGTCAACGGCGTGTCGGTGCCGCTATTGCCGGTGCTGCTGCAACTGATCCGCCAGGCGCCGCGCGATTTCGCCCCGGCCGCGCTGGAGGCGCGCACCGACGACGAGCCGCTGCTGGCGTCGCTGCCCGACGGTGTGCGGGTGGCGCTGCCCTGGGGCCGCGTCAAGCCCATCCTGCGCACCTTGGGCGAGTTGTACTTCACTGACCGCATCGGCGACACGCTGCGCCTGACGCAGCTCGATGCCGCGCGCCTGGCCGAGCTGGAGACGGATGCGCAGCTGCGTTGGCTGGGCGGCGAACGTTTGCGCGCGCTGGGCCGCAAGCTGGCCGCGTTCGAGCGGGTGCAGATGGTGCCCAGCCCTGCCGGGCTGCAGGCCAGCCTGCGGGAATATCAGGCTGAGGGCCTGGCGTGGATGCAGTTCTTGCGTGAATACGGCCTGGGCGGTATCCTGGCCGACGACATGGGCCTGGGCAAGACCATCCAGACGCTCAGCCACATTCTCACCGAGAAAGAGGCGGGACGTCTGACCACGCCGGCGCTGGTGGTCGCGCCGACCAGCCTGATGGACAACTGGCAGGCCGAAGCGGCACGCTTCACGCCCGGCCTGCGCGTGCTCGTACTGACCGGTGCCGACCGTCAGCAGCGCTACGGCGACATCGCCCGGGCGGACCTGGTGCTGACCTCCTACGCGCTGCTGCCGCGCGACGAAGAGCTGCTGCGGCAGCAGCGCTTCCATCTGTTGATCCTGGACGAATCCCAATACATCAAGAACCACCGCTCGAAGGCGGCGCAGACGGCTGGCCTGCTGCAGGCCTCCCACCGCCTGTGCCTGACCGGCACGCCGGTGCAAAACCATTTGGGCGAGCTATGGGCGCAGTTCCATTTCCTCAGTCCAGGCCTGCTGGGCGACGAAAAAACCTTCAACGCGAACTTCCGCAAGCCGATCGAAAAACAGGGTGATGCCGAACGCAATGCCTTCCTGATCCGTCGCATCAAGCCCTTCCTGCTGCGGCGTACCAAGGACCACGTCGCCAAGGAACTGCCGCCGAAAACGGAAATGGTGCGCATGGTGGAGCTGAACGGCGCCCAGCGCGACCTGTACGAAACCGTGCGCCTGGCGATGGACAAGAAAGTGCGCGACGAGATCGCCCGCAAAGGCGTGGCGCGCAGCCAGATCGTGATCCTGGATGCGCTGCTCAAGCTGCGCCAGGTATGCTGCGACCCGCGCCTGCTGAAAAAAACCGCTGGCGTGCGCAAAGCCGAGGCCGCTTCGGCCAAGCTGCAGGTGCTGATGGAGCTGGTCGAAGAACTGCTGGACGAGGGCCGCAAGTTGCTGGTGTTTTCCCAGTTCACCAGCATGCTGGCGCTGATCGAGGAAGAACTGCGCGCGCGCGAGGTGCCGTATGCCTTGCTGACCGGGGACACGCAGGACCGCGCCGCGCAAGTGCAGGCTTTCCAGGGCGGACAGGTGCCGGTATTCCTGATCAGCCTGAAGGCCGGCGGGGTCGGCCTGAACCTGACTGCGGCCGACACGGTGATTCACTACGACCCGTGGTGGAATCCGGCGGCGGAAAACCAGGCCACGGATCGCGCCTGGCGCATCGGCCAGGACAAGCCGGTATTTGTCTATCGCCTGATCGCCAGGGGAACCCTGGAGGAAAAAATCCAGGAACTGCAGCGCGCCAAGGCGGGACTCGCCGATGCCGTGCTGGCCGGCGGCGAAACGCAGGGTTTGCAGATCACGCCGGAAGATTTGCTTGGTGTGCTGTCGACCGGCATCGGCTAG
- a CDS encoding transporter substrate-binding domain-containing protein, whose protein sequence is MTSACAFAGPGELVMLAPLDQAMPIVRFQNGAISGGIVKDVGDLLAQRLGRRAVYLNADSPDVMPALSSGRADAMCYVTPFWIDGDYNWSPPMLPDAEMIAARSDAPHLSSLKDLKDKPVGTVVGYRYQRVEQVLGKRFKRVDAANMDKNIQQMVAGKVPYTMISEATLNYQQRINPGLQVRADLLFSSYKTQCAFSQKSAIPFDDVSKAIDTLLKDGSIDQIMARYR, encoded by the coding sequence ATGACCTCCGCCTGTGCGTTTGCCGGGCCGGGTGAGCTGGTGATGCTGGCGCCGCTCGACCAGGCCATGCCGATCGTGCGCTTCCAGAATGGCGCCATCAGCGGCGGCATCGTCAAGGACGTGGGTGACCTGCTGGCCCAGCGCCTGGGCCGCCGCGCCGTCTACCTGAATGCCGATTCGCCCGACGTCATGCCGGCACTGAGCAGCGGCCGGGCCGACGCCATGTGCTACGTCACGCCGTTCTGGATCGACGGCGACTACAACTGGAGTCCGCCCATGCTGCCGGACGCCGAGATGATCGCCGCCCGCAGCGATGCGCCGCATCTGAGTTCACTCAAGGATTTGAAGGACAAGCCGGTCGGCACGGTGGTCGGCTATCGCTACCAGCGCGTGGAGCAGGTGCTGGGCAAGCGCTTCAAGCGCGTGGATGCGGCCAATATGGACAAGAACATCCAGCAGATGGTGGCCGGCAAAGTACCGTACACGATGATCAGCGAGGCCACGCTCAACTACCAGCAGCGCATCAATCCCGGCCTGCAGGTGCGCGCCGATCTGCTGTTCTCGTCGTACAAGACGCAATGCGCGTTCTCGCAGAAGTCCGCCATCCCGTTCGATGACGTCAGCAAGGCGATCGATACGCTGCTGAAGGATGGCAGCATCGACCAAATCATGGCGCGCTACCGCTAA
- a CDS encoding NAD(P)/FAD-dependent oxidoreductase — translation MKRRQFIQAGASAAGALIAGCTTITGQAKPQVVVIGGGYGGATAARYIRLWSGHAIDVTLIEPNASFISCPLSNLVLGGSRQIGDLTLSINALKDKHGVRILRDTVTRINADKRALALAGGQTLHYDRLIVSPGVDFMWDQLPGMLKPGAHENILHAWKAGAQTTALRAQLQAMPDGGIFAMTIPPAPYRCPPGPYERASQVAFYFSRHKAKSKVLILDANDDVVSKGALFKRIWKERYGNIIEYRPSFRTADVDAANRTAISELGDKVQAQVLNVIPPQRAGGIAVQTGLANANARWCGVDFLSFESTQAKNIHVLGDAIAVAPLMPKSAHMANQHAKVCAAAVVDLLNGRAPYAQPMLTNTCYSFVSDTDVIHVASVHAYDADKKTLLVVPGSGGVSAAASALEGEYAMNWARNIWADTLG, via the coding sequence ATGAAGCGCCGCCAATTCATTCAGGCCGGCGCCAGCGCCGCCGGTGCGCTCATCGCCGGCTGCACCACCATCACCGGCCAGGCCAAACCACAAGTAGTGGTCATCGGCGGCGGCTACGGCGGCGCCACCGCCGCCCGCTACATCCGCCTGTGGAGCGGCCACGCCATCGACGTCACCCTGATCGAACCCAACGCCAGCTTCATCTCCTGCCCACTCTCCAACCTGGTGCTGGGCGGCTCGCGCCAGATCGGCGACCTTACCCTGTCCATCAACGCGCTGAAAGACAAACACGGTGTGCGCATCCTGCGCGACACCGTCACCCGCATCAACGCCGACAAACGCGCGCTGGCGCTGGCCGGTGGCCAGACGCTGCACTACGACCGCCTGATCGTCTCCCCCGGCGTGGACTTCATGTGGGACCAGCTTCCCGGCATGCTCAAACCCGGTGCGCACGAAAACATCCTGCACGCCTGGAAAGCCGGCGCGCAAACCACCGCCCTGCGCGCGCAACTGCAAGCCATGCCGGACGGCGGTATCTTCGCCATGACCATCCCGCCCGCACCCTACCGCTGCCCGCCCGGCCCCTACGAACGCGCATCGCAAGTGGCCTTCTACTTCAGCCGCCACAAAGCAAAATCCAAAGTCCTCATCCTGGACGCCAACGACGACGTGGTCTCCAAGGGCGCGCTGTTCAAGCGCATCTGGAAGGAACGCTACGGGAACATCATCGAATACCGTCCATCCTTCCGCACCGCCGACGTGGATGCCGCCAACCGCACCGCCATCTCCGAACTGGGCGACAAAGTCCAGGCCCAGGTGCTGAACGTAATCCCGCCACAGCGCGCCGGCGGCATCGCCGTGCAAACGGGGCTGGCCAACGCCAACGCGCGCTGGTGCGGCGTGGACTTCCTCAGTTTCGAATCGACGCAGGCGAAGAACATCCATGTGCTGGGCGATGCCATCGCCGTGGCGCCGTTGATGCCCAAGTCCGCCCATATGGCCAACCAGCACGCCAAGGTGTGCGCCGCCGCCGTGGTGGACCTGCTCAACGGCCGCGCACCCTACGCGCAGCCGATGCTGACCAACACCTGCTACAGCTTCGTCTCCGACACGGACGTGATCCACGTCGCCTCCGTCCACGCCTACGACGCCGACAAGAAAACCCTGCTGGTGGTGCCGGGATCGGGCGGCGTGTCGGCGGCCGCCAGCGCGCTGGAAGGGGAGTATGCGATGAACTGGGCCCGCAATATCTGGGCCGATACGCTGGGCTAG
- a CDS encoding c-type cytochrome produces the protein MFKRMLIIALITAPGLARAAEPSPGARLAATCAACHGTAGATQGSTLPPLAGQPRQTLSAALHAFKTGKREATIMTQLAKGYTDEQIEQLAAYFAAQKEPAK, from the coding sequence ATGTTTAAACGTATGCTAATCATCGCACTCATCACCGCGCCGGGGTTGGCGCGGGCCGCCGAACCATCACCCGGAGCGCGCTTGGCCGCCACCTGCGCCGCCTGCCACGGCACCGCCGGCGCCACTCAAGGCAGCACCCTCCCACCCCTGGCCGGCCAACCCCGGCAAACCCTCTCCGCCGCCCTGCACGCCTTTAAAACCGGCAAGCGCGAAGCCACCATCATGACCCAACTCGCCAAAGGTTACACCGACGAACAAATCGAACAATTGGCAGCCTACTTCGCCGCGCAAAAGGAGCCCGCCAAATGA
- the soxA gene encoding sulfur oxidation c-type cytochrome SoxA, producing the protein MKRLLLACLLLASVALAADERRSGTEFMSPAMQAMQRDDAQNPAMLWSAAGEAQWNAIAGGSAKSCASCHGDARTGMRGVAARYPALDAGSGKVVNLSQRINICRERKQQAVSWKLESEELLGMEAYVAMQSRGMLVTPSLDASTQAAAARGKQQYFQRLGQLNLSCAQCHDQQWGKRLAGSTIPQAHASAYPIYRLEWQGMGSLQRRLRNCMSGVRADVPHFGAKELVELEAWLAVRDTGMKIESPGVRP; encoded by the coding sequence ATGAAGCGCCTGCTGCTGGCCTGTCTGCTGCTTGCCAGCGTGGCGCTGGCGGCGGACGAGCGCCGCTCCGGCACGGAGTTCATGAGTCCAGCCATGCAAGCCATGCAGCGCGACGATGCGCAGAACCCGGCCATGCTATGGAGCGCTGCAGGGGAGGCGCAATGGAACGCCATCGCAGGCGGCAGCGCCAAATCCTGCGCCAGCTGCCACGGCGATGCGCGCACCGGCATGCGCGGCGTGGCGGCGCGCTATCCGGCGCTGGATGCGGGCAGCGGGAAGGTGGTCAACCTGAGCCAGCGCATCAACATCTGCCGCGAGCGCAAGCAGCAGGCGGTGTCGTGGAAGCTGGAGAGCGAGGAGCTGCTCGGCATGGAGGCGTATGTGGCGATGCAGTCGCGCGGCATGTTGGTGACCCCATCGCTGGACGCCTCTACGCAAGCGGCGGCGGCACGTGGCAAGCAGCAGTACTTCCAGCGTTTAGGGCAGCTGAATCTATCGTGCGCGCAGTGTCACGATCAGCAATGGGGAAAGCGACTGGCTGGAAGTACCATCCCGCAAGCCCATGCCAGCGCCTACCCGATCTATCGGCTGGAGTGGCAGGGCATGGGGTCACTGCAGCGACGCCTGCGCAACTGCATGAGCGGCGTGCGCGCCGATGTGCCCCATTTCGGCGCGAAGGAACTGGTGGAGCTGGAAGCCTGGCTGGCGGTGCGCGACACGGGAATGAAAATCGAATCACCGGGGGTGCGGCCCTAG
- the soxZ gene encoding thiosulfate oxidation carrier complex protein SoxZ yields MARALIHMPATAKRGEVIEIRALIGHPMETGYRVGADGRLLARDIIRSFVCRYNGEQVFGAELHQAISAHPYIAFFTQATESGTLEFKWDGDNGFTHTETMTLTVSAT; encoded by the coding sequence ATGGCCCGCGCCCTGATCCACATGCCAGCCACCGCAAAGCGCGGCGAAGTAATCGAAATCCGCGCGCTGATCGGCCACCCGATGGAAACCGGCTACCGCGTCGGCGCGGACGGCAGGCTGCTGGCGCGCGACATCATCCGCAGCTTTGTTTGTCGCTACAACGGCGAGCAAGTCTTCGGTGCAGAGCTGCACCAGGCGATATCCGCCCATCCCTACATCGCTTTCTTCACGCAGGCGACGGAGAGCGGCACGCTGGAATTCAAATGGGACGGTGACAACGGCTTTACCCACACCGAAACGATGACTTTGACGGTGAGTGCAACATGA
- a CDS encoding SoxY-related AACIE arm protein produces MAANIEGASPVKRRDLLVAGAGMAMLALVRPASATPAEMAAAINIFTGGVKPQPGKVKFDIAQLIDNGNAVPLTVSVEGAAENVRAIAIFTERNPQTEVAVFTLGPRSGKAEVATRIRLATSQRLMAVARMSDGSYWSHGVDVIVALAACIEGEAP; encoded by the coding sequence ATGGCTGCAAACATTGAAGGAGCCAGTCCAGTGAAGCGCCGCGACCTGCTCGTCGCTGGCGCGGGCATGGCGATGCTGGCGCTGGTCCGCCCCGCATCGGCCACGCCAGCGGAGATGGCGGCCGCCATCAACATCTTCACCGGCGGAGTCAAACCGCAGCCCGGCAAAGTCAAATTCGACATCGCCCAACTGATCGACAACGGCAACGCCGTTCCGCTTACTGTGTCGGTGGAAGGCGCAGCGGAAAACGTGCGCGCCATCGCCATTTTCACCGAACGCAATCCGCAGACCGAGGTGGCGGTGTTCACGCTCGGCCCACGCAGCGGCAAGGCCGAAGTCGCGACCCGGATCCGTTTGGCGACATCGCAACGCCTGATGGCCGTCGCCCGCATGAGCGACGGTAGCTACTGGTCGCACGGCGTGGATGTCATCGTCGCGCTGGCGGCGTGCATAGAAGGCGAGGCTCCCTGA
- the soxX gene encoding sulfur oxidation c-type cytochrome SoxX has product MARRWRWRGRAATALALAALLPAAAAADGIASPLPGAAPGDPARGRAIVANRQLSLCLLCHTGPIPEERFQGNLAPDLQGAGQRWTAAQLRLRIVDASHFNPATIMPSYYKTEGLTRVAAAYQGKTILTAQQIEDVIAWLQTLKEPVQ; this is encoded by the coding sequence ATGGCAAGGCGCTGGCGTTGGCGCGGCAGGGCAGCGACAGCGCTGGCTCTTGCCGCGCTGTTGCCTGCTGCCGCCGCCGCCGACGGCATCGCGTCGCCACTGCCCGGCGCAGCCCCGGGCGACCCAGCGCGCGGCCGCGCCATCGTGGCCAATCGCCAGCTCAGCCTCTGCCTGCTGTGCCACACCGGGCCCATTCCTGAAGAACGCTTTCAAGGCAATCTCGCGCCAGACCTGCAAGGCGCCGGCCAACGCTGGACCGCCGCACAACTACGCCTGCGCATCGTGGACGCCAGCCACTTCAACCCTGCCACCATCATGCCCTCCTACTACAAGACCGAAGGCCTGACCCGCGTGGCGGCCGCCTACCAGGGCAAAACCATCCTCACCGCGCAGCAGATCGAAGACGTGATCGCATGGCTGCAAACATTGAAGGAGCCAGTCCAGTGA
- a CDS encoding molybdopterin-dependent oxidoreductase, which produces MNSRRGFLKIAGGLVVAFHIPFDAAAADQAPIAKGAAADAPEVNAWVVIKPDDTIVIRIARSEMGQGTLTGLAQLVAEELDADWSKVITEYPSPGQNLARKRVWGSFSTGGSRGVRESHEYVRKGGAMARTMLVQAAADAWKVPASECAAAASVITHKPSGRTISYGKVADAAAKLTPPTEVALKDPKDWKLAGKRLARLDTVDKTTGAQIYGMDIQMPGLLNAAIKDCPVFGGTVKSFDASAIEKRPGIKKVFKLGDSAVVVVADTWWRAKSALEAMPIEWDKGPNAKLSSKDIAATLKAALDAPDAVVGNSNGDAKAAIKASARKIEAVYSYPWQNHATMETMNATAIWTAERCEVWTPTQNGEAALAATAEAAGLPAAKCDVYKMHLGGGFGRRGATHDWVTQVVKIAKEMPGTPVKLIWSREEDMQHGRYHPITQCKLTAGLDVKGNVTALHMRIAGQSILASLGSTLKDGKDPVVFQGLNAPGPEASIGYSFPNLLVDHAMRNPPVPAGFWRGVNLNQNAIYLECFLDEVAHATKQDPLAFRRKLMAEHPKHLAVLNAVAEKAGWGKPAPKGVYRGLAQTMGFGSYVAACAEVSVDRKTGKVKIHRIIAATDPGYAVNPQQIEAQVEGSFVYGLSAALYGECTLKDGEIEQRNFDTYQVMKLDEMPKVESIIMPSGGFWGGVGEPTIAVAAPAVLNAIFAATGKRVRDLPLKNHSLVKKA; this is translated from the coding sequence ATGAACTCCCGTCGCGGTTTCCTTAAAATAGCCGGCGGCCTGGTGGTCGCCTTCCACATTCCCTTCGATGCCGCAGCGGCGGACCAGGCGCCTATCGCTAAAGGCGCTGCCGCCGATGCGCCCGAAGTCAACGCCTGGGTGGTGATCAAGCCGGATGACACCATCGTGATCCGCATCGCCCGCTCCGAGATGGGGCAGGGCACGCTGACCGGCCTGGCGCAGCTGGTGGCCGAGGAGCTGGACGCCGACTGGAGCAAGGTGATAACCGAATATCCGTCGCCCGGCCAGAATCTGGCGCGCAAGCGCGTGTGGGGCAGTTTCTCCACCGGCGGCAGCCGGGGCGTGCGCGAGTCGCACGAGTATGTGCGCAAGGGCGGCGCGATGGCGCGCACCATGCTGGTCCAGGCGGCCGCCGATGCGTGGAAGGTGCCGGCCTCCGAGTGCGCGGCCGCAGCGAGCGTGATCACGCACAAGCCTTCCGGCCGCACCATCAGCTACGGCAAGGTGGCCGATGCCGCCGCCAAGCTGACGCCGCCCACCGAAGTGGCGCTGAAGGATCCGAAAGACTGGAAGCTGGCCGGCAAGCGTCTGGCGCGTCTGGATACGGTGGACAAGACCACCGGCGCGCAAATCTACGGCATGGATATCCAGATGCCCGGCCTGCTGAACGCGGCCATCAAGGATTGTCCGGTGTTCGGCGGCACGGTGAAGAGTTTCGACGCTTCCGCCATCGAGAAGCGGCCCGGCATCAAGAAGGTGTTCAAGCTCGGTGACAGCGCCGTGGTGGTGGTGGCCGATACCTGGTGGCGTGCCAAGTCCGCGCTGGAGGCCATGCCGATCGAATGGGACAAGGGTCCGAACGCCAAGCTGTCCAGCAAGGACATCGCCGCCACGCTGAAGGCCGCGCTGGATGCGCCGGATGCGGTGGTGGGCAATTCAAACGGCGACGCCAAGGCGGCCATCAAGGCCTCCGCGCGCAAGATCGAGGCGGTGTATTCGTATCCATGGCAGAACCACGCCACCATGGAGACCATGAACGCGACCGCGATCTGGACTGCGGAGCGCTGCGAGGTGTGGACGCCGACCCAGAACGGCGAGGCCGCGCTGGCGGCGACGGCGGAAGCGGCCGGACTGCCGGCGGCCAAGTGCGATGTCTACAAGATGCACCTGGGCGGTGGCTTTGGTCGTCGCGGCGCCACCCACGATTGGGTGACGCAGGTGGTGAAGATCGCCAAGGAGATGCCCGGCACGCCGGTCAAGTTGATCTGGTCGCGCGAGGAGGATATGCAGCATGGCCGCTATCACCCGATCACGCAGTGCAAGCTGACGGCAGGCCTGGACGTCAAGGGCAATGTGACCGCACTGCATATGCGCATTGCCGGGCAGTCCATCCTGGCGTCGCTGGGATCGACGCTGAAGGACGGCAAGGATCCGGTGGTGTTCCAGGGCTTGAACGCGCCGGGACCGGAGGCGTCCATCGGCTACAGCTTCCCGAACCTGCTGGTGGATCATGCGATGCGCAATCCGCCGGTGCCTGCGGGCTTCTGGCGCGGCGTGAACCTGAACCAGAATGCGATTTACCTGGAGTGCTTCCTGGACGAGGTGGCGCATGCGACCAAGCAGGATCCGCTGGCCTTCCGCCGCAAGCTGATGGCCGAGCATCCGAAGCATCTGGCGGTGCTGAACGCGGTGGCGGAGAAGGCAGGTTGGGGCAAGCCTGCGCCGAAGGGCGTGTATCGCGGCCTGGCGCAGACCATGGGCTTCGGCAGCTATGTCGCCGCGTGCGCCGAGGTGTCGGTGGACCGCAAGACCGGCAAGGTGAAGATCCATCGCATCATCGCGGCCACCGATCCGGGTTATGCGGTGAATCCGCAGCAGATCGAGGCGCAGGTGGAGGGGTCCTTCGTCTACGGCCTGTCGGCCGCGCTGTACGGCGAGTGCACGCTCAAGGATGGCGAGATCGAGCAGCGCAACTTCGATACCTATCAGGTGATGAAGCTTGATGAGATGCCGAAGGTGGAGTCGATCATCATGCCGTCCGGCGGATTCTGGGGCGGTGTGGGCGAGCCGACCATCGCCGTGGCTGCACCGGCGGTGCTGAACGCGATCTTCGCCGCCACCGGCAAGCGCGTGCGCGACCTGCCGTTGAAGAACCACAGCCTGGTGAAGAAGGCCTAG
- a CDS encoding (2Fe-2S)-binding protein, whose protein sequence is MGKLNVNGIVREYEAEDDTPLLWVIREQLGMTGTKYGCGVAQCGACTVHIDGQPVRSCVYPAAAVTANQKITTIEGLSKDGSHPIQKAWAALDVPQCGFCQSGMIMAAAALIRDKPKCTDADIDAAMTNICRCGTYNRVRKAIHVAVRGGDPATAGLAIERIEGSKA, encoded by the coding sequence ATGGGCAAGCTGAACGTCAACGGTATCGTCAGGGAATATGAGGCGGAGGACGATACGCCGCTGCTGTGGGTGATCCGGGAGCAGCTCGGCATGACCGGCACCAAGTACGGTTGTGGCGTGGCCCAGTGCGGCGCCTGCACCGTGCATATCGACGGCCAGCCGGTGCGCAGCTGCGTGTATCCCGCCGCCGCCGTCACCGCCAATCAGAAGATCACCACCATCGAGGGCCTGTCCAAGGACGGCTCCCATCCCATCCAAAAAGCCTGGGCCGCGCTCGACGTGCCGCAGTGCGGTTTCTGCCAGTCCGGCATGATCATGGCCGCCGCCGCGCTGATCCGCGACAAGCCCAAATGTACCGACGCCGATATCGATGCGGCCATGACCAACATCTGCCGATGCGGCACCTATAACCGCGTGCGCAAGGCCATCCACGTGGCGGTGCGCGGCGGCGATCCCGCCACGGCGGGCCTGGCGATCGAACGCATTGAAGGGAGCAAGGCATGA